The Pseudomonas alkylphenolica genomic sequence CACCACGAACAGCCCGTAGAGCACGAAGGCGATCATGCCGTACATGGCCAGGTCGGCGGCGGCACGCAAGGCGTTGTTGCCGACCTTGAACAGCAGGTCGAGGGCAGTAATGGCAATGGCTGGGGCGAACTTGTCCTTGACCGGATCGATGATGGTCGGGGTCAGCAGCAAGACTGCCATCAGCACCCGCAGCGGTTCGCGCAACCAGCGCCACATCCAGCGGGTCAGGCGAAAGCCCACCGCCAGGCACCCCAGGGCGGCCAGGGCGTAAAGGCCCCAGGCGAGCAGATAGTCGTTCTCGGTCATGGTGTCCGTGGCAAGCTAAGCAAATAGACGCTTATGATAAACACATTTCAGCGCGCAGGCGCCCCCCAGCCAAGAGATCCCCGCATGTCCGCAGACGCCACCGCTCCCCGCGCCCCGATTGCCCGCAAGGCCGAAGGCGCTGATCCCTATGCCTGGCTGCAGGAGCGTGACAGCCCTGAAGTCATTGCTTACCTGAACGACGAGAATGCCTACCAGGCGGCGCAACTGGCCGACCAGGCGCAATTGCGCGAACAGCTGTTCGAGGAGATCAAGGGCCGGATTCAAGAGACCGATCTGTCGGTGCCCTCGCCCTGGGGCCCTTACCTCTACTACAGCCGCACCTCGGCAGGTGAGGAATATCCACGCCATTACCGCTGCCCGCGCCCGACTGACGACTCCAATACCGTCGACGAAAGCCGGGAAGAACTGCTGCTGGACCCCAACCCGCTGGCCAACGGCGGCTTCCTGTCCCTCGGTGCCTTCAACATCAGCCCTGACCATCAGCGCCTGGCTTACAGCCTCGATACCAGCGGCGATGAAATCTATACCCTGTACGTCAAGGACCTGACCAGCGGCGCCATCGAGCAACTGCCGTTCGACAATTGCGACGGCAGCATGACCTGGGCCAACGACAACCAGACGCTGTTCTTCGCCGAACTGGACGACACCCATCGCCCGCACAAACTGCTGCGCCATCGCCTCGGACGTGAAGGTTGTCAGGCGATTTTCGAAGAAACCGACGGGCGCTTCTTCCTGCATTGCTACCGGTCCAGCTCCGAACGCCAACTGATCCTGCTGCTCAACAGCAAGACCACCAGTGAAGCCTGGGTGCTCGACGCCGAACAGCCTGACGGCGACTTCACCTGCCTGGCGCCACGCGTCGAAGGCCATGAATACTTCCCCGACCACGGCCAGCTCGACGGCCAGTGGCGCTGGTTCATCCGCAGCAACCAGGATGGCATCAACTTCGCCTTGTACCAGGCCGCCAGTGAGCAGGTACCGACCCGCAAACAGTGGCAACTGCTGGTGCCCCACCGTGACACGGTGATGCTCGAAGGCCTGAGCCTGAACGCCAGTGCCCTGAGCCTGAGCCTGCGTGAAGGCGGCCTGCCGATCATCGAAGTACGCCCGCAAGGCCTTGCGCCTTACCGGGTCGAATTGCCGGATGCGGCCTACAGCCTCTATGTGCAGGACAGCCTGGAATTTGCCAGCCCGCGCATCCGTCTGCGCTACCAGGCCCTGAACCGTCCGGCCCAGGTGCGCCAGCTGGAACTGGCCGACGGCGCCCAGCAAGTCCTCAAGGAAACCCCGGTGCTCGGCCCCTTCGACCCCGACGCCTATGTCAGCCAGCGTCTCTGGGCCACGGCCAGTGACGGTACCCAGGTGCCGATCAGCCTGGTCCAGCGCCGCAGC encodes the following:
- a CDS encoding S9 family peptidase encodes the protein MSADATAPRAPIARKAEGADPYAWLQERDSPEVIAYLNDENAYQAAQLADQAQLREQLFEEIKGRIQETDLSVPSPWGPYLYYSRTSAGEEYPRHYRCPRPTDDSNTVDESREELLLDPNPLANGGFLSLGAFNISPDHQRLAYSLDTSGDEIYTLYVKDLTSGAIEQLPFDNCDGSMTWANDNQTLFFAELDDTHRPHKLLRHRLGREGCQAIFEETDGRFFLHCYRSSSERQLILLLNSKTTSEAWVLDAEQPDGDFTCLAPRVEGHEYFPDHGQLDGQWRWFIRSNQDGINFALYQAASEQVPTRKQWQLLVPHRDTVMLEGLSLNASALSLSLREGGLPIIEVRPQGLAPYRVELPDAAYSLYVQDSLEFASPRIRLRYQALNRPAQVRQLELADGAQQVLKETPVLGPFDPDAYVSQRLWATASDGTQVPISLVQRRSDLGKPVPLYLYGYGAYGESLDPWFSHARLSLLDRGVAFAIAHVRGGGELGEAWYRAGKQEHKHNTFSDFIACAEHLIAQGVTSAEQLAISGGSAGGLLIGAVLNQRPELFKAAIAEVPFVDVLNTMLDPDLPLTITEYDEWGNPQEPEVYERIKAYAPYENVKAQAYPALLVVAGYNDSRVQYWEAAKWVARLRVTKTDDNLLLLKTEMDAGHGGMSGRYQGLRDVALEYAFVFKVLGLV